Genomic window (Dyadobacter fanqingshengii):
CAGCGAAGCCATCACAATGATCAGCCAGCTACCCGAAACGCCGAGCTTGCTGATCGCATACAGGCTGGCGCTACTTCCTCCGGCGAGCATAACGGCCGCCACACCCAGTCCGGCTCCGGCGGTAATGCCCAGTTCGGACGGCCCGGCTAATGGGTTTCGGAATAAGGTCTGCATTTGTAACCCGCTGACAGAGAGTCCACAGCCAACCAGGATGGCTGTTATCGCTTTGGGAATGCGTATTTTTTCAATAATAAATAACCAGGCGGTGTTTGCTGATTCTTGAAAAAAAATGATTTTGACAACTTCTCTGAACGGAATTTGGACTGAGCCGAGCATAACGTCCAAAATAAAGAACACGATCGCTAATATGATCAGTCCTGCAAACATGAGTCGGTGCGCGGCTTTGGAAGATTTAAGCGAAGAGTTTTTTTGGAGGATTTCTGCCATTATTTGAGCTGTTTGTAATAAACCAAATGATGCTCTGGCAACAATTCCGGATGCAATATTTTAATGAGATCCGAAAGTACAATATGCGGATTTACGGTCCCCGATTCAAAAAAATCATTCGCGCCCTGATCATTTACACGGCCACAATAACTATACATTCGCCCCGACTTATAGGCCTTAAAATCGCTGTAACGCGAATCCTGGGCAAGAATATTCGCTTTCGTATCACTTTTGTCAAACCCGACATTCAACCAGGCATCGGCTTCCAATGCAATGGGATAAACCGACTCGAAATTCAAAGGCAAGCTGCCAGCCGCCTTTGTTTTGCTCCAATGATAATCCCCACCTGCATCCCGGAAAAACTGGGACATATAACTGTCGCCATTCGGCAAAAACCATGCGTCCTTGGTGTTAAGGCCAGAAATGATCGACGGTTTCTCCTTCACTTCTTTCACAAGCTCAGCTAGCCGGGCATATTCCGCCTCGATTTTTGCAAACTTTTCATTCACCTCTTTTTCCTTATTTAACAATGCTGCAACAAGCTTAACCCACTCAGCACGCGCTAATGGCGTTTTTTCAATCCATTCTGAGTTGATCAAAACGGGAATTCCGGCTTGTGCTAAAATGCGATAATGATCGACTTTGGCGCCCGGGCCGCCCATGGCCATCACCACATCCGGATGCATTTCCAGAAGCTTTTCCTCATTCAATCCCTGATCCCGGCCAATATTCACAACTTTTCCAGCTTTAATCATTGCCTGAACTTTGGCAGAATAAATATATTGCGGATTACTCAACCCGATAATAATGCTTTCTGAATCCAAAAATTCAAGCAATGCAACATGCATGGAAGAAGTCGCAACAATGCTTCTCAAAGGAATTTCAATCACCTGCGCTTCTTCCAAACCCGTCGGGCGCGCAGTTCCTCTTTCAAGTAAAATGTATTTTGAAGTATCGGTCCCGGTTTCAAACGGGCTTAGGATGCTTACGATCTTATAATTACTGTGATATGTTATTGTAAAGCCTTTCGCGTGGTTGATTTTGGTTTGGTCAGCGTAAGTATTTTTCTCAACCTTGGATGACTCTTCTTTGGATTGCTTTTTCTCAGAATTACAACCTGAGAGGTGTAAAAAGGAAAACAGGAATAAAAAAAGAAATGTTGAGTTTTTAAAGGAACGTTGGTTGGTCATTCAATAAAAGTTTACTGCACTGTGTTTAAATGTATGTAAGCATTTGCCTGACATTATCCAAGCCTAGCTGTATTGTTCTAGCAGATGATGTCCCGTGGTAGTAACCAGCAATATGCAGTTCGTCATAAACCTCAACTAACAGTCTCATTAATTTCTTATCGTATTTTCTTACCCTATTGGTATAATCTTCAATACTTGTAGGCTTGGTAAATTTGAGTCCTTCTTTCTGTTTTAAGAATTCGTCCAAAATTAGTAATGCAGCGGAATATGCTGTGCCGGAAGCCATTTTTACATATTTGACATCCGCATACAATCCATCTTTTTTGCCTGCCTTTTCGCTCAAAATCGTTTTGGCATTTTCTAAATAGCGTGCGGCTTCTTCGGCAGGGGCAAGGGCAGGGCCTTGATTTTTCCTTGTCATAATTATTTATAGTGTTTAATGATTCCTGATTTAGACGTAGCTTCCTAAAAAAGTCACTCAAAAATAGCATTAATTTTCGGGGAGACATGAGCGGTGCCAATTTGTCAATTGGCACACTTTTAATATTTTCCAAGCCATGCCAGCACAATCTCTTTTACAATTCACAGGGAAAAGTATATACTGCGCCGTTGCGGATGCGCACATTGATCCGTGGATTCCCGTGGATCGCGCAATCATCACACATGCACATAGCGATCACGCGCGCTGGGGTAGCAAGCATTATCTGGCCCATAAAGACAGTGAGCCCATTTTGCGGCTGAGGTTAGGCCAGGATATTTCACTTCAAACAGTTGAATACTACGAGAAATTTGTGATCAATGGTGTCACATTTTCCTTGCATCCTGCCGGGCATATCATTGGTTCAGCGCAGGTTCGGGTTGAGTATAAGGGTGAGGTTTGGGTTGCGAGCGGCGACTACAAATTGGAAGTCGACAATTTCGCACCACCCTTTGAACCAGTTAAATGCAATGTGTTTATAACTGAGTCAACTTTTGGTTTACCCATTTACAAATGGCAGCCGCAGCATGAAGTGATGAGTGAAATCGATAACTGGTGGCGGCAGAATAAAAGCGAAGACAAAGCCAGTGTGCTCATGGGTTACTCCCTCGGTAAAATGCAGCGGATCTTGAAAAATATTGAACTGCAAGATAAAATAATCTACGCCCACGGCGCTATTTATACATTAAATGAAAGGCTAAGACAAGCGGGTTTCGACCTGCCTGAGTTAACATTGGTAACCAAAGAAACCGACCGAAAATTATTCCGCGGTTCACTGGTCTTAGCGCCGCCATCCGTTGATAGCAGCACCTGGATCAAGAAATTCGCCCCTTACTCATTGGGTTACTGCTCAGGTTGGATGGCCCTACGCGGAGCCAAAAATCGCCGAGCCGTGGATCAGGGTTTCGTGTTAAGCGACCACGTTGACTGGCCCGATTTAAACACAGCCGTAAAAGAATCAGGTGCCGAAAAAGTGTACGTAACTCACGGTTATACGAGCATTTATGCAAGATATCTCAATGAAAACGGCATCGAAGCCGGAGAAGTGCACACGATGTACGGCAATGAAGACGAAAACGAGGAAGAAGAAGTAGTCCAGGACATCAGCGCCGGAACCGAAGCTTATCAACAACACAAAGAATCATTAGATGACGAAGTCATCGATACAAAGCCATCACCAAAAAAGTCCCCTTCGGGGGATATAGGGGCATGAAACAATTTGCAGAACTTTTCATGAACCTGGACCGCACCAACAAAACCAATGCGAAGGTGGAGTTCATGAAGCAATATTTCCTTACGGCATCCGATGAGGATAAACTTTGGGCTTTAACACTGTTCACTGGTCGACGTCCATCCTTTAAAGTGAACAGGACCATGGTGAAAGAGTGGGCGGCCGAGGAAGCAGGCATTCCCATGTGGCTTTTTCAGGAAAGTTATCACAGTGTGGGTGATTTGGGAGAAACCATTTCACTGCTTTTGCCAAGAAATAAAACAGAAGGATCTGACAAGTCGCTTACTGAATGGTTCTACTATCTGGGGCTGCTTCCCGGCATGACGGACGAGGAAAAGCACGATCATATTTTGCAGGCCTGGATGCAACTATCTCAACACGAGACATTTGTTTTCAATAAATTACTAATGGGCAGTTTCAGGATCGGCGTTTCGCAAACATTGGTTGTGCGCGCATTGGCCGAAGCCACCGAAACCGATTCCAATGTGATTGCGCATCGGGTAATGGGGCAATGGGAGCCGTCCGGGACGACTTTTGAGCAATTGATTCTGGATAAAGGCGAAAATGACAACGCTTCCAGGCCTTACCCGTTTTTCCTGGCTTATCCGATCGAAGGCGATGTTTCTGGCTTGGGCAATCCCGAGGATTGGTTTGCAGAATGGAAATGGGACGGAATACGGTCGCAGATTATATATCGTAACAATGAGCTCTTTATCTGGACGCGCGGCGAAGAATTATCCACTGAAAAATTCCCTGAGCTGCATTTCCTGAGCGAAGTCCTGCCAAACGGAACGGTGCTGGATGGCGAAATCGTCAGTTATATGGACGATAAGCCCATGCCCTTCAACGTATTACAAACAAGAATTGGCAGGAAAAATCTCTCCAAAAAAGTCCTCGAAGAAGCGCCGGTTGCATTTCTTGCATACGACATTCTGGAAGCGAATGGCATTGACATCAGAGGCTTAACCCAGCAGCAGCGCCGCGCAGAGTTGGAATTAATTCACGAGAAGGCTCCTGATCAGTATATATTTAATCTTTCCCCGCTTATTGATTTCAAAGAGTGGGCTGTGTTACGCGAGTTACATTCGCTTTCCCGGCAAAATATTGCGGAAGGTTTCATGATCAAAAGGAAAGAAAGCACCTATCAGGTCGGCCGTAAAAAAGGCGATTGGTGGAAATGGAAAATCGACCCGCTGAGTGTTGACGCAGTGCTCATATATGCTCAAAAAGGCTCGGGAAGACGTGCCGAGCTTTTTACAGATTATACATTTGCCGTTTGGGGAGAGGACGGAAAATTAGTCCCATTTGCAAAAGCATACTCCGGCTTAACGGATGTAGAAATTGGTCAAGTGGATTATTTCATCAAAAGGAACGTCCTCGAAAAATTCGGCCCCGTCAGGACAGTGAAGCCTGAACTGGTTTTCGAAATTGGCTTCGAAGGGATCAATGAATCTTCAAGACACAAATCCGGGATCGCGGTAAGATTTCCAAGAATATTGAGGTGGCGGAAGGATAAAAAGGCTGAGGAGGCTGATACTTTGGAGGCTTTGAAGGGGATTTTGGAGATGTATAGGTGAGATTGGCACATTGAAACTGATTATTTAGATTTGACTAACACATTACCAAAAACAAACTTGACCAAATCTCCTGGACACACGATTGCTGAAAATTGGTTTAAATCCAAAAAATGGAAGTGGGCGGCTTTTCAGAAAGAGGCGGCAGAGGCTTATATGGAGGGTAAAAGTGGGTTGGTAAATGCGCCTACGGGAAGCGGAAAGACACATTCTCTTTGGGTGCCGATCCTGATCCGCCATATTAATGAACGCAGCAATAAAGAGCTTAAACCCAAGCGAGGCCTGCAAGTGCTCTGGATAACGCCCTTGCGTGCGCTTTCCAAAGACTTGTTCCGGAATATGGAAACAGCCACCCTTGAAATGAACCTGACTTGGCGGGTTGGTATTCGCACGGGCGACACAAATACCAAAGACAGAAACGATCAGAAAAAGCAAATGCCTGATGCACTGATCATTACGCCTGAAAGTCTCCACATTCTTTTTGCTCAAAAAAACAGTTCTGAAACATTCAAAAACCTGCATACGGTCGTCGTCGATGAGTGGCACGAACTGATGGGAAGCAAGCGCGGAACGCAAACCGAATTGGCGCTGGCAAGGCTTAGAAGCCTGAAACCCGATTTGCAAACCTGGGGCATTTCGGCAACCATCGGAAATTTAGAGGAAGCGAAACACGTTTTGCTGGGTATGAAGTTTCCGGTGGGAAAATCTGCGATTATCAAGGCTAACACAGACAAAAAGATCCTGGTAGAAAGCATTATTCCCGAGAAAGTGGAGACATTGCCCTGGTCGGGTTATATGGGGACGCGGTTGGTGGATCAGGTTGTAGAAATCGTTAATCAGAGCAAAACAACATTGCTTTTTACCAATACGCGCTCCGGAACCGAGATTTGGTATCGCACGATCATTGATAAATATCCTGAATTTGCAGGCATTATGGCTTTGCATCACGCTTCGCTGGATCGGGAAATTCGCGACTGGGTGGAGGAGGCGTTGCATGACGAACGATTGAAGCTGGTTATTTGCACGGCAAGTTTGGATTTGGGTGTGGATTTCAGGCCGGTAGATACGGTTATACAAGTTAGCAGTCCAAAAAGCATTGCCCGGTTTATTCAGCGCGCGGGCAGGAGTGGACACCGGCCTGGCGTGGATAGTAAAATTTATTTCTGTCCAACCAATGCATTGGAGCTCATTGAGGCCGTTTCGCTCAGGGAAGGCGTTGAAAAAAACATGCTGGAAGACCGTCCGCCCGTTGCGCACGCATTTGATGTGCTGGCACAATGGATGATGACTTTGGCGGTTGGAGAAGGTTTTGATGAAGCCCAATTGTTCGACGAAGTTTGCGATGCCTATGGCTACCAATATCTAAATAGGCAGGAATGGGAGTGGCTTTTGGGATTCATTACCACAGGAAGTTCGTCGCTTCAGGTGTATGATGAATATAAAAAAGTAGAGCGCGTTGATGGGCTTTACAAAGTGACGAGCCGCCGCGTTGCATTGCGCCATCGGTTGAGTATGGGCACAATTGTTTCGGAAACAGGCATTAAGGTCAAACTGCAGTCGGGCAAATATCTTGGAACTGTTGAAGAATCCTTCGTAACCTGGATGAAGCCCGGCGACGTTTTTACATTCGCGGGCATGACCGTCGAATTTGTCCGGATTCACGAAATGACGGTTAGTGTCAAAAAGGCTGAGGGAAAAAAGGGCTTTTTGGTGCGATGGGCTGGCGGAAGGATGCCACTTTCTTCACAACTATCCACGTTTATCCGCGAACGCCTGGCCGATGCTATTGAAAACCCCTATAATTCTCTCGAACTGGCCAAACTGCGTCCTTTACTGGAATTGCAGGCAAGCCGTTCCATGATCCCAAAAACGGATCAACTCCTTATTGAGCAATGCGAAACGCGGGAAGGCCATCATATTTTTATCTTTCCGTTTGAAGGCCGTTTGGTGCATGAAGGCATGTCGATCATTCTCGCTTACCGGATCAGCAAGTTGACACCGATCACCTTTTCCGTCGCGATGAATGATTATGGATTTGAACTGCTAAGCGATCAATATGTGGATTTTGAAAAGATTATGAATGAAGTCGATCTTTTTTCTACCAAACATCTGGTCGATGACATTTATCAAAGCGTGAATGCGACGGAAATGGCGAAACGAAAATTCAGGGATATTGCGGCTATTTCGGGATTAATGTTTCAGGGTTATCCTGGAAAGAATGTGAAAACGAGGCAGTTACAGGCTTCAAGTTCGCTGCTTTTTACGGTGATGAGCAAGTATGAAGATAATAATTTGCTTATCAAACAGGCTTATCAGGAGGTTTTGACCTATCAATTGGAAGAAGTTCGGATGCGCGACGCACTGGATCGGATCGCAAAGCAGAAAATTATTGTTAAACAAACCCGGAAACCAACGCCTTTTTCGTTCCCTATCATGGTGGACCGCTTGCGCGAACAATTAACGTCGGAAAAGCTGGATGACCGGATCCAGAAGATGCTCAAACAGTATAGTGATGCAGATTGAAATTAGAGGAAACCATTTTATTTTACTTACACAAAGGGCCATTTTTTGGGAAGAAACGCAGACTTTGTTAATCGGTGACATCCATTTAGGCAAAATAACCCATTTCCGAAAAGAGGGAATCGCAGTCCCGCCCAATGCCATTGAAAACAACTTCAAAAGACTCAACGAACTAGTCCAGACCACCGGCGCAACCCGCATTATTTTCCTGGGTGACCTTTTTCATGCCCAATACAATGCAGAATGGGATCTTTTCAAAACCTGGCGCACAGCACACCATTACATCGAAATGCTGATCGTAATCGGTAACCACGATATTTTGCCCGTAAGTCTGTTCCTCGAAGCTGATTTGGAAGTGCATTTAAACGATTTCGAAGAAGGAGACTTCATATTCACCCACCACCCGAAAGTTGAGGCCATTTCAGAAAAATTCATCTTCGCCGGCCACGTCCATCCCATCTTTACAACCTACGGAAAAGGCCGCCAAAGCGTGCGTCTGCCATGTTTTGTGATCGATAATCATCAAGCAATCGTTCCCAGTTTCGGCGTTTTTACCGGGGGTTTTCAAATGGAGGTGGTTAAGGATAGGAAGATTTATATTACCACGGAGACAAAGGTTTTTTCTGTTTGTTAGAACGTGACAATCACACTAGGCGAGCCAATCATCTCGCTTCCGCTATCTTTTGAAAGAACTCTTTTTTGATCTCAAATTACTGTATTAGTGCAGCCTCGTCACCGATAAATTTTTCATTCCCGCCGTTCATTTCTTTGTTTGCTGAATTTTGTAGTGTGTCCATATTTTTGAAGAAGTTTGATTCTGAACTTGATTAAACTGAACCCGGATGCAATTGTTGTGTGGCAATGCTCCGGGTTTTTTGCTGGCTTAGTTTACAAAGAATTCCATAAAATTTTATTTGTGATCGTTGCTCAGCAAAAGCTCCCTAATCTCATCCTTAAACTCCTCATCAATACGCCTGCTCACCAAAAGCCCATTGATAATTTTTTGGAATTCAAAATCGGTCACGGCTCCGCAGGCTGGAATATCTCGCTTTGCGTTTAGAGCCAATAATTCGGCTTCGGTGTAAGAAAAGTAGTTGTTGCAATTGATGTAAGTGAAATTATGCAACCTATTATTCACAGTTTCATGATCGATGCAGACCAATGTGTCGAGGCTTTCGCCAACTCGTGTAATGTGTTGAAGATTTTTTTCAAACTGCGAAGTGCAACAAACGGTGGTTAAATAACCGCCATCTATTTTTTTGATAAAAATGTGATAATGCGGAATGCCTTTGGCGATTTGCGGATCTGAGATATAAAGTAGATTTCCCGCGACAAGTGCGTGCCTTAATTCTTCTGCCTTCATGCTCCCGGCAGGCTAAGCGTTGGCTGTTTCGAAAAATAGCTGCTTAGCTACTTCCAAATCTTCTTTCTTGTCGTTGAATAGGCCTTTTTCATCAATGTAGTTCTCGAAAAAATCATTGATATCCATTTTGTAACTGGACCCTGATTTTTCAATTTTTTCCTGAAAACGTTTCCATTCAGGAAAAAAATGAGAATATTCTGCAAGTTCGAATTGATCGAGTCCGTTGTAATTTTTGAGTATTTCGTCTGCAACTTCCAGGTCAGTTTCCGAAAATACTTTGGGATTTACTTCCTGAATAGAGCTTATCGTTTGTCCTTCCAAAGACAAAAACTGATCGAAATATAGCTTCTCTGTGGATTGAGGAGCAACCTTACTTTCTACAAAATCCTTGGTGTTGGAGGGAACTGCACCCCATTCCATTGCATAATGTATGTCGCCTGTCACGGTTCGGGCATATCTCCTGAGGTGCAGCCTGTTAACCAGCCAAATCAATTTGAATGCTTTCATTTTATTAATAGCACCTTGATTGTAGGCAGCAAAATAGTTGATTAACTGAGCGGCTTTCTTATGGTTATAACCTTTCATGATTTGTGCGTGAATATGCGTCACAAATATAAATCATTTCGCACCGGAATTGAGCTTTTCAAATGCCGAACCCACCCTTCACTTACCCAACGCCGCGTTTCGTTTATCCTCCGGCAAATTGTTCTTATTCCCAGCCGCCTTCATAAACGCCAAAATCTCCCCATATCTCGCATTCCAGGGATTAAAAAACTGGGTAATCATGGGGACGTGCTTCTTGCTTTTCTGAATGCGATAAGGCGTTTCAGGCGCATAGGCGCGAAGCGCTTGGATAAATTTTTCGTTGCTTTTCAGAATCGATGTATAGGTTTTTCCGCCTCTGTAAATAAGCATGGGCGGCATATTTGGGTGCAGATGATAGAGTGGGGTGGCTTCTTTCCAGGTTTTTGGATCGCTGGAGAACGTTTTGAGATAGGTGTTTCCCTTTTCGAACTTTTCTTCCAGCAGATAACCATGCATGTCAAGCCCCGCGGCGTCGATGAGGATGAGGCCTGAGAGTGGATTTTCCAGACCTATATTTTTGAAATAATGATCGTCAAGCGCTACAAGTGCGGCAAGATGACCGCCAGCGGAGTGGCCTGACAAGAAGATTTTATCGGGGTTGCCGCCGTATTGGCTAATATTCTCCTTCACCCATTTCACAGATCTTGCGACCGAAATGGCCATTGCGTCGAAGTCAGCAGCTGGGCTTAATGGATAGTCAACAATGACCGTTACCACGTCTTTCTTAGCCCAATGTCCTCCGATAATGTTGTATTGCGACTTTTTACCAGAGTTCCAGTTTCCGCCGTGAACAAAAATCAGCACTGCCGCAGGTTTGGTATGCTTCCTCGGAGCGAACACATTTAGTCGCTGTTCGGCGGAAGTTTTATCTGCTTTTTGGTATACGATATTCTTCGACTTCGTAATTCTTTTGAAAGAACAACCCGACAATGTGAGCATGAATGCGCCCAATAAAATCATTAAAAGTATTAGTGTGATGCGTGCCTGCGATTTCATAAATATTCGTTGTATGCTTACACATACGCTGAAAGCTTGTTGAAAGATTAAGAAACAAGTAGTTAATAAATGACTTAGGCTTAATTTTATTATTCTGGTGGTTAAACAAAGTAGGGCATGGCTGAGCTGATTAACATTAAAGTGAACGGCAAAAATCACCGCGTGACGGTCGATCCGGAGATGCCGCTGCTTTATCTTTTACGCAATAATCTCCAATTGAATGGCCCGAAATATGGCTGCGGAATTGAGCGTTGCGGCAGTTGCATGGTGCTACTGAATGGCAAAGCGCAACCCTCTTGTGTAATACCGGGCTCGGCTGCGGCAGTTTATGAGGTCACAACATTGGAAGGGCTTTCTAAAAATAATGTGCTTGACCCGATTCAGGAGGCATTTATTGAGGAGCAGGCTGCGCAATGCGGCTATTGCACTAGCGGCATGATCATTTCGGCGAAGGCACTATTGACAGAAAACAAAAATCCGACCGATCAGGAAATACGGCAGGCTTTGCAACGGAATTTGTGCCGCTGCGGAACGCATACGCGCATCATTAGCGCAGTGCAAAAGGCGGCGGCTAAAATGAATAAATGATATGAAGCAATTGGATGATATAAAATCCGGCAGGCGCGAATTTCTTCGGAGTTCAGGTTATTTATTAATGGGCTTTACTCTCATGCCCGGGCTTGGATTTACGACTGAGCCGGACGAATGTTACTTGCCGGAGCAGACATTAATTGCTGATCGTGAAGCGGTTGACTCATGGATCAGGTTTGATGCACAGGGGATTTTGACTGTGTTAACAGGTAAAATGGAGCTTGGACAGGGAATACGGACTGCTTTAATGCAAATGGCAGCGGAGGAACTGGACATTGATATCACGCAGGTCCGTATTATCATTGCCGACACCGGACAAACACAGGATGAACGCTATACGGCCGGCAGCGGATCCATCGAAGGAAGTGGAAACGCGATCAGAAATGCCGCTGCTGAGGCCAGGAAATATCTTTTGGAAATGGCAGCAAAAGAATTGGGTGCACATGTTGAAGAACTTTCTGTGATTAATGGAATTGTAAAATCAACTAAAAACCAAAGAACAATTGCCTACAAAGATCTGGTGAAGGGCAAGCGGCTGGAAGCGGAGGTTTCCGGCAAGTCTGTGCTAAAAAAGCCAGCTGATTATAAGCTGGTTGGCAAGCCCATTAAGAGGTTGGATATTAATGATATAGCGGCGGCGAAAACGCATTTCATTCAGGATCTGCGCTTGCCGGATATGGTTCATGCGCGGATAATGCGGCCACCGGCTTATAGTGCTAAATTGGTGTCGCTGCCTTCTGAGCAGATTCAGAAATTGCCGGGCGTTTTAAAGGTTGTGGTTAATGGAAACTTCGCTGCTGTAATTGCTTTGCAGGAATATGAGAGCATGAAGGCGCTTCAAAAAATGAAAGCGCTGGCGAAGTGGCAAAGTGAAGCTGTAACGCCCTTGCAAGGCCAGTTATATGCTGATATGGTAAAAAACGGCAACACTGGCGAAGTTGTTGAAGGAGACAAAAACGAAAATAAAAAGCTTTCTGAAAACGCAATAACGCTTGAAGCGGAATACAAGCGGCCTTATCAAATGCACGGCTCGATCGGTCCGTCGTGCGCGATCGGGCTTTGGAAGGATGGCCAGCTGACGATATGGTCGCATACGCAAGGCGTTTATCCCCTGCGCAGCACGATTAGTGATTTGGTGAATATTCCAATGGATAAAATAAGGGTGATCGGCATGCCGGGCGCGGGTTGTTACGGGCATAATGGCGCCGATGATGTGGGCGGTGACGCAGCATTGCTGGCTGTGCAAATGCCGGGTAAGCCGGTTCGGGTGCAATGGATGCGCGAAGATGAGCACAAATGGGAGCCTTATGGTTCGGCTATGGTGCTTAAAATTGAAGCTGCATTGAATGCTGATGGTAAAGTGACTTCCTGGCAAACAGATATTTGGTCGGATACACATAGTTCGCGGCCGGGTGGGAAAGCGGGAAATTTGATTGCGGGCAGACATTTGGATAAACCATTTGCATTTGAAGGCGGAGGCTTCTCGGGCGGGAGCCATCGGAATTCACTGCCCTTGTATGATTTTGAAATCAAAAATGTTGTATTACACAATTACAAGGGCCCTTTACGGACTTCTGCATTGCGAAGTCTGGGTGCTTATGGGAACATTTTTGCATTGGAATCCTTCATGGATGAGCTGGCGGTGAAAGCAGGGAAAGATCCTGTTCAGTTTCGTTTGGATCATTTGAAAGACGAACGTGCCAGAGAAGTGATCACGACATTGGTGGCAAAGGCAGGCTGGGATTTAAAGAAAGAACCCGGTTTAGGAAAAGGTTTTGCTTTTGCCCAATATAAAAACAATGCTTCCTATTTCGCTGTAAAGGCAGAAGTCAAGCTGGATCGTGCGGCCAAAACTTACCGTTTGGTGAAATTAACAGGCGTGATTGACTCGGGGCAGGCCATTAATCCGGACGGCATTATCAATCAAACTTCCGGCGGAATGATCCAGGCGGCCAGCTGGACCATGTTGGAGCAAGTTAATTATGGTGCTGATGGCGTAGAAAGCAATTCCTGGGAAACATATCCGATCCTTCGTTTTGAAGATGTGCCTGATACAGAAGTGTTTGTGATAGATCGCCCGGAACTC
Coding sequences:
- a CDS encoding ABC transporter substrate-binding protein, with translation MTNQRSFKNSTFLFLFLFSFLHLSGCNSEKKQSKEESSKVEKNTYADQTKINHAKGFTITYHSNYKIVSILSPFETGTDTSKYILLERGTARPTGLEEAQVIEIPLRSIVATSSMHVALLEFLDSESIIIGLSNPQYIYSAKVQAMIKAGKVVNIGRDQGLNEEKLLEMHPDVVMAMGGPGAKVDHYRILAQAGIPVLINSEWIEKTPLARAEWVKLVAALLNKEKEVNEKFAKIEAEYARLAELVKEVKEKPSIISGLNTKDAWFLPNGDSYMSQFFRDAGGDYHWSKTKAAGSLPLNFESVYPIALEADAWLNVGFDKSDTKANILAQDSRYSDFKAYKSGRMYSYCGRVNDQGANDFFESGTVNPHIVLSDLIKILHPELLPEHHLVYYKQLK
- a CDS encoding DUF5618 family protein, which translates into the protein MTRKNQGPALAPAEEAARYLENAKTILSEKAGKKDGLYADVKYVKMASGTAYSAALLILDEFLKQKEGLKFTKPTSIEDYTNRVRKYDKKLMRLLVEVYDELHIAGYYHGTSSARTIQLGLDNVRQMLTYI
- a CDS encoding ligase-associated DNA damage response exonuclease — protein: MPAQSLLQFTGKSIYCAVADAHIDPWIPVDRAIITHAHSDHARWGSKHYLAHKDSEPILRLRLGQDISLQTVEYYEKFVINGVTFSLHPAGHIIGSAQVRVEYKGEVWVASGDYKLEVDNFAPPFEPVKCNVFITESTFGLPIYKWQPQHEVMSEIDNWWRQNKSEDKASVLMGYSLGKMQRILKNIELQDKIIYAHGAIYTLNERLRQAGFDLPELTLVTKETDRKLFRGSLVLAPPSVDSSTWIKKFAPYSLGYCSGWMALRGAKNRRAVDQGFVLSDHVDWPDLNTAVKESGAEKVYVTHGYTSIYARYLNENGIEAGEVHTMYGNEDENEEEEVVQDISAGTEAYQQHKESLDDEVIDTKPSPKKSPSGDIGA
- a CDS encoding ATP-dependent DNA ligase gives rise to the protein MKQFAELFMNLDRTNKTNAKVEFMKQYFLTASDEDKLWALTLFTGRRPSFKVNRTMVKEWAAEEAGIPMWLFQESYHSVGDLGETISLLLPRNKTEGSDKSLTEWFYYLGLLPGMTDEEKHDHILQAWMQLSQHETFVFNKLLMGSFRIGVSQTLVVRALAEATETDSNVIAHRVMGQWEPSGTTFEQLILDKGENDNASRPYPFFLAYPIEGDVSGLGNPEDWFAEWKWDGIRSQIIYRNNELFIWTRGEELSTEKFPELHFLSEVLPNGTVLDGEIVSYMDDKPMPFNVLQTRIGRKNLSKKVLEEAPVAFLAYDILEANGIDIRGLTQQQRRAELELIHEKAPDQYIFNLSPLIDFKEWAVLRELHSLSRQNIAEGFMIKRKESTYQVGRKKGDWWKWKIDPLSVDAVLIYAQKGSGRRAELFTDYTFAVWGEDGKLVPFAKAYSGLTDVEIGQVDYFIKRNVLEKFGPVRTVKPELVFEIGFEGINESSRHKSGIAVRFPRILRWRKDKKAEEADTLEALKGILEMYR
- a CDS encoding ligase-associated DNA damage response DEXH box helicase, which codes for MTKSPGHTIAENWFKSKKWKWAAFQKEAAEAYMEGKSGLVNAPTGSGKTHSLWVPILIRHINERSNKELKPKRGLQVLWITPLRALSKDLFRNMETATLEMNLTWRVGIRTGDTNTKDRNDQKKQMPDALIITPESLHILFAQKNSSETFKNLHTVVVDEWHELMGSKRGTQTELALARLRSLKPDLQTWGISATIGNLEEAKHVLLGMKFPVGKSAIIKANTDKKILVESIIPEKVETLPWSGYMGTRLVDQVVEIVNQSKTTLLFTNTRSGTEIWYRTIIDKYPEFAGIMALHHASLDREIRDWVEEALHDERLKLVICTASLDLGVDFRPVDTVIQVSSPKSIARFIQRAGRSGHRPGVDSKIYFCPTNALELIEAVSLREGVEKNMLEDRPPVAHAFDVLAQWMMTLAVGEGFDEAQLFDEVCDAYGYQYLNRQEWEWLLGFITTGSSSLQVYDEYKKVERVDGLYKVTSRRVALRHRLSMGTIVSETGIKVKLQSGKYLGTVEESFVTWMKPGDVFTFAGMTVEFVRIHEMTVSVKKAEGKKGFLVRWAGGRMPLSSQLSTFIRERLADAIENPYNSLELAKLRPLLELQASRSMIPKTDQLLIEQCETREGHHIFIFPFEGRLVHEGMSIILAYRISKLTPITFSVAMNDYGFELLSDQYVDFEKIMNEVDLFSTKHLVDDIYQSVNATEMAKRKFRDIAAISGLMFQGYPGKNVKTRQLQASSSLLFTVMSKYEDNNLLIKQAYQEVLTYQLEEVRMRDALDRIAKQKIIVKQTRKPTPFSFPIMVDRLREQLTSEKLDDRIQKMLKQYSDAD
- the pdeM gene encoding ligase-associated DNA damage response endonuclease PdeM, yielding MQIEIRGNHFILLTQRAIFWEETQTLLIGDIHLGKITHFRKEGIAVPPNAIENNFKRLNELVQTTGATRIIFLGDLFHAQYNAEWDLFKTWRTAHHYIEMLIVIGNHDILPVSLFLEADLEVHLNDFEEGDFIFTHHPKVEAISEKFIFAGHVHPIFTTYGKGRQSVRLPCFVIDNHQAIVPSFGVFTGGFQMEVVKDRKIYITTETKVFSVC